In Erigeron canadensis isolate Cc75 chromosome 1, C_canadensis_v1, whole genome shotgun sequence, a single window of DNA contains:
- the LOC122591166 gene encoding putative E3 ubiquitin-protein ligase LIN-1: protein MILLNIFRHRNKQHANDAVILNFNRICLYIWELCFKMDPDDIVRSLITTIESFIQDLLLDQRKRVIHKEQCGERIAAEDESSNKDMEVRYSDQAVLANLDWGMDALEEAINTSNLETKMARLDYAEKMLQVCAMLDSDDKTAGVPNFYLSAWAHLCLSCLWKLRNNVDNCVLHALEMFSIDPFFSRIDFAPELWKILFLPHVSSIAGWYSEERHRIMMDLIPHSTDLSLTVDFDLYFDESLMFSVSPDQAEKLQNLETLYGQSLDDNTRLYANYFKDCLKYGSAMSKKAIPMLPIVEPPMTPLHEVSRKIPDYVKFGPILPKSAGFSTKQKARGSSSSNATHTSFKNLEDSAALVNQERIPETEDFYYEPQELVESPQSTKMSRDYKSGPSGHTVYVKSPVHYPQMLFAGDLDTSSPKVASPKQEVNGKQETRSILRLQSTRDMNFEVTTSPHLHHVLSFSSAESDNDSKDQPKSVRKKFAHDAALSIYANSEAFEKSSPRENDSGIPNLDSSQQFDKLTPSRPPKDFVCPITSQIFCDPVTLETGQTYERKAIEEWMKRGNTTCPITRQPLSGNTLPKTNYVLKRLITSWKDQHPDLSQELSYPGTPTSSYGTPGRSNLGGHKPLRLMQATVDTSPTSVISQAAVEAIVSGLKPFITCICTSEDLKECEAAVLTIAKMWKESNADPRVHACLSTSAAVDGFMDVLSSSSSRETLATTVYVLSELLVTDDNFKEILTSVDPDFECLAALVKNGLSEAAVLIYLLKPTFEQINSHSLVPYFIQIISITFQDKTNHEMVMNPTDAVIELVEQVLIEGDENSRISNAIRIIAADSIPNLVMYLDRVDARSSVLSILLCCINVDKSCRNLIASSIDLSLILELFHVGNESLRGMCIDLLSELVRLNRRTLCNQILKILKDEGAFSTMHTLLIYLQNAPIEQQPAVASLLLQLDIQVEPRKMSIYREEAIETLTDALLKKDFPNVQRMALDALSSLAGHLSSSVDSYTEAWLLNLAGFSEPYEAFVENEELKMDNEEEKAAHSWEKRVAFVICNHEKGIIFNALKECLKSKSIDMAKKCLVTATWFIYMLYNLPDTGIRDAARKSLLHQYIHILQSSNNLEEKILATVALRSFISDPGSLGEIGGYAKVLYKSLRELKRSSVVVNDILKTLMNLPSVNAAEMWSASEGLQSDTSMNGEVLSLLCKNERVISSHTDGTIKVWDTGKRVLQLIQEVREHSKAVTSLYIPPSCDKLYSGSLDKTIRVWVIKLEGIHCIQVHDVKEAVHRLTVDANAAYFFSQSPGVKVFGWSGVTKHINFKQSVKCLDTVGNKLYWGCSGFSIQEADVHKSTSTTFYMGARKLLGKQTINSICIRNNLLYAGGTSVDGIAGKVFSLSSRALVGSLSSAYDIQYLAVNNDFIFGATRNGTIEVWLKERLTKVVSMKMGSSSGFTKFTSLASDYEGEMLFAGTSDGKIQAWELG, encoded by the exons ATGATTCTGTTAAATATTTTCAGACATCGAAACAAACAGCATGCAAACGATGCTGTGATACTCAACTTCAATAGAATCTGCTTATATATCTGGGAACTCTGTTTCAAAATGGACCCAGATGATATAGTTAGATCCTTGATCACCACAATTGAGAGTTTTATCCAAGATTTGTTGCTTGATCAAAGGAAAAGGGTGATACATAAGGAACAATGTGGTGAAAGAATAGCAGCCGAAGATGAAAGCAGTAACAAGGACATGGAGGTCAGGTACTCTGATCAAGCCGTTTTGGCAAATTTGGATTGGGGTATGGATGCTCTTGAAGAAGCCATTAATACTTCTAATTTGGAAACAAAAATGGCAAGACTTGACTATGCAGAAAAGATGTTGCAAGTGTGTGCTATGCTGGACAGTGATGATAAGACTGCTGGTGTCCCTAATTTCTATCTCTCAGCTTGGGCTCACCTTTGTCTTTCTTGCTTATGGAAATTAAGAAACAATGTGGATAATTGTGTTCTACATGCTCTTGAGATGTTTTCTATCGATCCATTTTTTTCAAGGATTGATTTTGCTCCAGAGCTTTGGAAAATATTGTTTCTCCCTCATGTGAGTTCCATTGCCGGTTGGTACTCAGAGGAAAGGCATAGGATTATGATGGATTTGATACCCCATTCAACTGATTTGTCTCTTACTGTTGATTTTGATCTATACTTTGACGAGTCTTTGATGTTCTCTGTGAGTCCAGATCAAGCGGAAAAATTGCAGAACTTGGAAACTCTCTATGGACAATCTTTGGATGATAACACGAGGTTGTATGCTAATTACTTTAAAGATTGCCTAAAGTATGGTTCTGCAATGAGCAAAAAGGCTATTCCAATGTTGCCAATTGTAGAGCCTCCTATGACCCCTTTACATGAGGTGAGCCGAAAAATTcctgattatgtaaaattcggTCCCATTTTACCTAAAAGCGCGGGATTCTCAACTAAACAGAAAGCAAGAGGATCATCCAG TTCTAATGCGACTCACACCTCCTTCAAGAACCTTGAGGATTCTGCTGCATTGGTTAATCAG GAGAGAATCCCCGAGACTGAAGACTTTTACTATGAGCCTCAGGAGTTGGTGGAGTCACCTCAGAGCACTAAAATGAGCAGGGACTATAAGTCGGGACCTAGTGGGCACACAGTTTATGTGAAGAGTCCGGTTCATTATCCCCAAATGCTTTTTGCTGGAGATTTGGATACAAGCTCTCCAAAAGTTGCATCTCCAAAACAAGAAGTGAATGGTAAGCAAGAGACAAGGTCCATTTTGCGCCTACAGTCCACACGGGATATGAACTTTGAAGTTACCACTTCACCACATCTGCATCATGTTTTAAGTTTTAGCTCAGCAGAATCAGATAATGATTCAAAG GATCAGCCAAAAAGTGTAAGAAAAAAGTTCGCTCATGATGCTGCACTTTCTATTTATGCAAATAGTGAAGCCTTTGAAAAAAG TTCTCCTAGAGAAAATGATAGCGGGATCCCAAACCTTGATTCTTCGCAACAGTTTGATAAATTAACACCTTCAAGGCCACCAAAAGACTTTGTCTGCCCCATCACTAGCCAGATTTTTTGTGATCCAGTGACCTTAGAAACGGGTCAAACTTATGAAAGAAAAGCTATTGAAGAATGGATGAAGAGAGGGAACACGACGTGTCCCATCACAAGGCAGCCACTTTCCGGAAACACCCTTCCAAAAACAAATTATGTATTGAAAAGGCTTATCACCTCCTGGAAAGATCAGCATCCTGATCTTTCTCAAGAGTTATCGTATCCTGGAACACCAACAAGTTCCTATGGAACACCAGGAAGATCAAATCTTGGTGGTCACAAGCCACTAAGATTGATGCAAGCTACGGTTGACACATCACCGACAAGTGTGATATCTCAAGCTGCAGTTGAAGCCATTGTGAGTGGCTTAAAACCCTTTATTACATGTATTTGTACATCAGAAGACTTAAAAGAATGTGAAGCAGCTGTTTTGACAATTGCAAAAATGTGGAAGGAGTCAAATGCTGATCCTCGGGTCCATGCTTGTTTATCGACCTCTGCAGCTGTAGACGGATTCATGGATGTATTATCGTCTTCTTCAAGTAGGGAAACTCTTGCAACAACAGTTTACGTTCTTTCTGAGTTACTCGTTACTGATGATAACTTTAAAGAGATATTGACAAGTGTAGATCCTGATTTTGAATGCCTGGCTGCTTTGGTGAAAAATGGTCTTTCCGAAGCTGCGGTTCTTATATACTTACTAAAACCAACGTTCGAGCAGATAAATTCACACAGCTTAGTACCGTATTTCATTCAAATTATATCTATTACATTTCAAGATAAGACGAATCACGAGATGGTAATGAATCCAACAGATGCTGTCATAGAATTGGTAGAACAGGTGCTAATCGAAGGAGACGAGAATAGCAGGATCTCTAATGCTATAAGGATTATAGCAGCAGATTCAATACCTAATTTAGTCATGTACTTAGACCGGGTGGATGCAAGGTCGTCGGTTCTGTCTATATTACTCTGCTGTATCAATGTAGACAAAAGCTGCAGAAACTTGATAGCCAGCAGTATTGACTTGTCCCTCATTCTTGAATTATTTCATGTTGGAAACGAGAGTTTAAGGGGCATGTGCATTGATCTTCTCTCTGAGTTGGTTCGGTTGAACag GAGAACATTATGCAATCAGATTTTGAAAATACTTAAGGATGAAGGAGCATTTAGCACAATGCACACCCTTCTCATTTATCTACAAAACGCCCCAATAGAGCAGCAACCTGCTGTTGCTTCATTGCTTCTTCAGCTTGATATCCAG GTTGAGCCTCGGAAAATGAGCATTTACCGAGAGGAAGCAATTGAGACACTAACTGACGCACTACTAAAGAAAGATTTTCCAAATGTACAACGTATGGCTCTTGATGCATTATCATCTCTTGCAGGGCATCTTAGCTCTTCAGTGGATTCGTATACTGAAGCCTGGTTACTTAATTTGGCTGGGTTCAGTGAACCTTATGAAGCCTTTGTGGAAAATGAAGAACTGAAAATG GATAATGAGGAGGAGAAAGCTGCACATTCTTGGGAGAAAAGAGTAGCTTTTGTTATTTGCAACCATGAGAAAGGCATTATTTTTAATGCTTTAAAGGAGTGTCTCAAGAGCAAATCAATTGATATGGCAAAGAAATGCCTTGTTACAGCAACATGGTTCATATACATGCTCTACAACTTGCCTGACACAGGCATAAGAGATGCTGCTCGTAAGTCATTGCTCCaccaatatatacacatattacaGTCGTCTAACAACCTTGAGGAGAAGATTTTAGCAACCGTGGCTTTGAGAAGCTTCATTAGTGATCCAG GTTCACTTGGTGAAATTGGTGGTTATGCTAAAGTCTTGTACAAATCCTTAAGAGAACTGAAGAGGAGCTCTGTGGTTGTCAACGATATACTAAAAACTTTGATGAACTTGCCCTCTGTCAATGCA GCAGAAATGTGGTCAGCATCAGAAGGTTtacagtcagatacatcaatgaacGGGGAGGTTCTATCTCTACTTTGTAAAAACGAGCGTGTGATAAGCAGCCATACTGATGGAACCATTAAG GTTTGGGATACGGGTAAGAGGGTTCTGCAGTTGATACAAGAGGTTCGTGAGCATTCAAAGGCAGTCACATCCCTCTATATTCCACCTTCATGTGATAAGCTTTATTCTGGTTCCTTGGACAAAACTATACGG GTATGGGTAATCAAATTGGAAGGAATTCATTGTATTCAGGTTCATGATGTTAAAGAAGCAGTCCACAGGTTGACAGTAGATGCCAATGCTGCCTATTTTTTCTCTCAGAGCCCTGGAGTTAAG GTTTTTGGCTGGTCAGGAGTTACTAAGCACATAAATTTCAAACAATCTGTAAAGTGCCTTGATACGGTCGGAAATAAACTGTACTGGGGATGCAGTGGTTTTAGTATACAG GAAGCCGATGTACATAAAAGCACATCAACGACATTTTATATGGGGGCACGGAAATTGTTGGGAAAACAGACGATAAATTCTATATGTATCCGTAACAATCTTCTGTATGCTGGTGGCACATCAGTAGATGGAATAGCAGGAAAG GTGTTTTCGTTGTCAAGTAGGGCGTTAGTTGGATCGTTGTCGAGTGCATATGATATTCAGTACTTGGCAGTGAATAATGACTTTATATTTGGAGCCACCAGAAATGGGACAATTgaggtgtggttgaaagaaaggttaACAAAAGTTGTTTCCATGAAGATGGGTAGTAGTTCAGGGTTCACCAAATTCACATCTTTAGCATCAGATTATGAAGGTGAAATGCTATTTGCTGGCACTTCTGATGGCAAAATCCAG GCTTGGGAACTGGGTTGA
- the LOC122579853 gene encoding BRISC and BRCA1-A complex member 2, translating into MAVDSMPPFVYSQLTYLLNHSPFSIKVEQMWSGSKNLGLLDRFTLAIPFCLDYIKWDVIYNAQFPLLAPDIIFGLEDESFRPYSGGKEGELKPKNSLSDWNCKDPTKLLSLIHELRSLYMAYQKRRVGEVDDERLKFEINTMYSREGIEMYMSSGADKPEEVKFAVPLLGMDLNKMVAGSSWKNQQRIYLQVIYPVSRKYLAAASAPRLKLVSSPELKALFSIDEFRLPPWLEGMCMAEYLPTLEDMLESQIRDATSSIEVRRKFITALAIPFGRPLEADPVFCRKATFLACSGVFTFLVHFTLPLQFPRQQPALMLQSSQHFHTGSAPIKSAILQDYPWSPRWDASQMAERIFDYLVEECLNFKKYCNEVLVQQR; encoded by the exons ATGGCGGTTGATAGTATGCCTCCATTCGTATACTCACAACTCACTTACCTTCTCAATCATTCTCCTTTCTCCATCAAG gtTGAACAGATGTGGTCTGGTTCTAAAAACCTTGGTTTACTTGACCGGTTCACATTAGCCATTCCCTTTTGTCTTGATTACATCAAAT GGGATGTTATCTACAATGCACAATTTCCATTGCTGGCACCGGATATTATTTTTGGACTTGAAGATGAAAGCTTTCGACCCTACAGTGGCGGAAAAGAAGGAGAGCTGAAACCCAAGAATAGTTTATCTGATTGGAATTGTAAAGACCCAACTAAGCTATTGTCTCTGATTCATGAACTTAG GAGTTTGTATATGGCGTACCAGAAAAGACGTGTTGGGGAAGTTGATGATGAAAGACTGAAGTTTGAGATCAATACCATGTATTCTCGGGAG GGAATCGAAATGTATATGAGCTCTGGTGCTGACAAG CCAGAAGAGGTAAAATTTGCAGTTCCTTTACTGGGGATGGATTTAAACAAAATGGTTGCGGGGTCCTCCTGGAAAAACCAGCAGAGGATATACTTGCAGGTTATATATCCTGTGAGTAGAAAATACTTGGCAGCAGCTTCAGCTCCACGTTTGAAATTGGTATCTTCACCGGAATTGAAGGCTTTATTTTCCATTGATGAGTTCAGACTTCCTCCTTGGTTGGAAGGAAT GTGCATGGCTGAGTATCTTCCCACTTTAGAAGACATGCTTGAATCACAG ATAAGAGATGCCACATCATCGATTGAAGTTAGAAGAAAGTTTATTACAGCATTGGCTATTCCTTTTGGAAGGCCATTGGAAGCTGATCCA gtgttttGCAGGAAGGCGACATTTTTAGCTTGCTCTGGCGTGTTCACATTTCTG GTGCACTTTACCCTGCCACTTCAGTTCCCAAGGCAACAACCAGCTCTGATGCTCCAAAGCTCCCAG CACTTTCACACTGGTAGTGCACCAATCAAGTCAGCTATTTTGCAAGATTATCCATGGAGTCCTAGATGGGATGCGTCACAAATGGCCGAGAGAATCTT TGATTATCTTGTGGAAGAATGCTTGAATTTCAAGAAGTACTGCAATGAAGTACTGGTACAGCAGCGTTAG